The Verrucomicrobium spinosum DSM 4136 = JCM 18804 genome includes a region encoding these proteins:
- a CDS encoding DUF3313 family protein, which translates to MVRARWMMAGWLMLLTLGMVSCSGTNNLLKAKPVPLSAFIEHPNEMKPDRKRVPFHKIWRSPDPGVRERVAQKTSIYVAPVTLKYLRPIHKALIEKEIAMGSIERKEREMATMLRNQFAITFQRSERARYVLTQKPNASSVTLELALVELSPTSPKGNAVKTAAKFVVGPLAGIGGMFTKGNVAIEGKVRNSSTGELVFEFADNEADRMTMYSLADYRPYGHATEAIHAWASQFELFTRTAPGDRIQDTFAFTLDPR; encoded by the coding sequence GACGTTGGGCATGGTCTCCTGCTCCGGCACAAACAATCTGCTCAAGGCCAAACCGGTGCCCTTGTCGGCTTTCATCGAGCACCCAAACGAGATGAAGCCAGATCGTAAGCGAGTACCCTTTCATAAGATCTGGCGGTCCCCAGACCCGGGCGTGCGGGAGCGCGTGGCTCAAAAGACCTCCATCTACGTGGCACCGGTGACGCTGAAATACTTGCGCCCCATCCACAAGGCGCTCATTGAAAAAGAGATCGCCATGGGCAGCATCGAGCGCAAGGAACGCGAGATGGCCACAATGCTCCGCAATCAGTTCGCGATCACCTTCCAGCGTTCTGAACGGGCGAGGTACGTGTTGACCCAGAAGCCGAATGCCAGCTCCGTCACCCTGGAACTGGCGCTGGTGGAACTGAGCCCCACCAGCCCCAAGGGGAACGCGGTCAAGACGGCGGCCAAGTTCGTCGTGGGTCCCCTGGCGGGCATTGGCGGCATGTTCACGAAGGGCAATGTCGCGATCGAAGGCAAGGTGAGGAACTCCAGCACTGGTGAACTGGTCTTTGAGTTCGCCGACAACGAAGCTGACCGGATGACCATGTACAGCCTGGCGGACTACCGCCCGTATGGGCACGCGACAGAGGCCATTCACGCCTGGGCCTCGCAGTTCGAACTCTTCACCCGAACCGCACCCGGGGACCGGATTCAGGACACCTTTGCCTTCACGCTGGATCCCCGGTAG
- a CDS encoding NUDIX hydrolase, with translation MTRLDLRQQLADLDLSHPHRTDEVPHREKMIALLDEQEDCFHRSCHPAHFTGSALVVSADGARALLTHHRKLDCWLQFGGHCDGDDNILQVAQREALEESGVEGLIVASTRPFDLDIHPIPERKGEPAHWHYDVRYMLIAPENAQFVTSDESHELRWFTPEEMRDLPLSEGMQRLATKWEAILERRMSR, from the coding sequence ATGACCCGCCTGGACCTCCGCCAACAACTCGCTGACCTTGATCTCTCCCATCCCCACCGGACCGACGAAGTGCCCCATCGGGAGAAGATGATCGCGCTGCTGGACGAGCAGGAGGACTGCTTTCACCGCAGCTGTCACCCGGCCCATTTCACCGGCAGCGCCCTGGTGGTAAGCGCAGACGGCGCCCGCGCTCTGCTCACCCATCATCGCAAACTCGACTGCTGGCTCCAGTTTGGCGGCCATTGCGACGGTGATGACAACATCCTACAGGTGGCCCAACGCGAGGCGCTGGAGGAATCCGGTGTGGAGGGGCTCATCGTGGCCTCTACGCGCCCGTTTGATCTGGACATTCACCCCATTCCAGAGCGCAAAGGTGAGCCAGCCCACTGGCACTATGACGTACGCTACATGCTCATCGCCCCGGAAAATGCGCAATTCGTCACCAGTGACGAGAGCCACGAACTGCGCTGGTTCACCCCGGAGGAAATGCGGGATCTGCCGCTGAGTGAGGGCATGCAACGCCTGGCGACCAAGTGGGAGGCGATTTTGGAGCGGCGTATGTCTCGGTAA